AGACTTTTATAGATATGTTTTATCGGGATATAATTAACAAAGTGTAAAAAAAGCTTAAGTTGTTGATGGTCTAGCTTGGAAGATATTTAAATACATAAAACTTCCCATTTTTCTAGCACGACGCTTAGCATTTTCAGCCACCTCGCCTTCAAAATGTTCATCTATGGTTTCAAACCATAAATTTAACCAAGCTCCAAAATGATGTTCGGTAATAGCATGGTTATTTTCCTTATCTACTTGAACATGAACTTCAAGCGGGTTTCCGTAGTATTTTTTTTCTAATTTCCGAGTCATAAATAAACTCGTTTCCCAGAAAGTTGTCAATCGGTCAATATGTGCATCCCAATCCGTAATCACACGATTAAAAAAAGGCCCTAAAAATTCGTCAGCACGAACTTTATCGTAAAATGAAGAGACTAAAAGAAAGACATCGTCTCGGGTTTCTATGTTTTTTTTCATGTGATGCGTTATGACAATTGATAAACATTAATTATTATCAGCAGAATATTAATAGTGATACTTGCCAATAAAATAGGAAAAATAATTTTGGTTTTAAGCTGTGCAAAAATTACAGCATTATAACCCATGGCTAAAACGACGCACAAAGTTAGTTCAAAAAACTTAAACGCTTCGTTAGGACTATTCATTAAAATATACATGGCTGCAATAGAACCAATACAACTTTGTAAAATAATAGTTAGTGGAATGTAGAGAATATAGTTTTCATTAAAGTCCTTAATGGCTTGTTGATATAAAGATTTCATAATAGTGTTTTTTTGTTGAAACAAAATTCTAAAACTTATCTTTGTTTATTTATGATTCAAATCATATCACCATGATTCCAATAGCCATTTTAGAGAAATATCAAGCAACCCTCAAAACCTATTCTAAAGGTCAGGTAGTTTTTAGAGAAAACGAGGAGGCCCTTTTTTATTTTCAAATAAAACAAGGAAAACTAAAAATGTTTAATCATTCGGAAGATGGAAAAGCGTTTATTCAAGGTTTTTTTGAGTCTGGAAAATCATTTGGAGAACCACCATTGTTTCAAAACTCTAATTATCCAGCTTGCGCACAATGCATTACAGATTGCAGTATCTATATGTTGCCTAAAGATCGGTTCTTTGAGTTATTAGAAAACCACCCAAAGGTGCATTTAAAACTCACCAAGATTTTATGTAAGCGCATGATTTATAAGGCGAAAATTATTCAAGAACTTTCTATTCATCCTCCAGAACATCGGATTTTAACCTTATTAAACCATTTTAAAGAAACAGCAAATTCCACCGAGCTTTATGAGGTAAAATTAACACGACAGCAAATTTCGGACTTAACAGGCTTACGCGTTGAAACCGTTATCAGAACCATAAAGCAATTAGAAAAGGATGAAAAATTAATCCTAAAACGGCATAAAGTTTATTTATAATTATGTGTATTTTAGCCTTATGATTTCAGTAAGTATTATTGGCGCAGGAAATGTGGCCACCCATCTATATAAAGCGTTTATTAAGGCAGAAACTATTTCCGTAGTACAATGGTATAATAGGGATATTAGGAAATTAGCCATGTTTCAAAGTGACGTGGAGACCATTGATGATTTATCGGAATTAAAGCCAGCCGATATATATATAATTGCTGTTAGTGATGATGCTATTTCGCATATTTCCGAACAACTCCCTTTCGAAAACCGATTTGTGGTTCATACCTCGGGAAGTGTTAGTGTTTACGATATAGATAAGAAAAACCGACGTGGTGTTTTTTATCCATTGCAAACATTCTCTAAAAACGTTCCTGTGGCCATGGAAACGGTTCCTATTTGTATTGAAACCATAGGCAAAAAGGATGTTCCTCTATTAAAGTTGCTAGGTAAAAGTATGGGCTGTAAAACGCATAAGGTAAATAGTGATCAGCGTAGAACATTACATTTGGCCGCTGTTTTTGTTAATAATTTTACCAATCAATTATATCGGGTGGCTCATGAGATTACAGAGTCGGAAGGTGTAGAATTTGATATTTTAAAACCGCTTATTTTGGAAACTGCAAATAAGGTCCAGAATATTTCACCGTATTTAGCACAAACAGGTCCTGCTAAACGCAACGACAAAAAAACAATTAAAAAGCATTTAAAACTGCTTGAAAATGAACAGCATCAAGCTATCTATAAATTACTTACAGCGTCTATTAAAAAAACCCAAGGTGTTAGTAATAAAAAAGTAGTTAAAAACAAAACAAAATAGCTTGTTATGTATTTATTTATCAGCGTATTCAAGCTATAACGCATTTACTAATTAACCCAATAATTCACTAAATAAATTATGGAAACTAAAAGTTACAAAGAATATCTAGAACATATTACCACCTTTATATTTGATGTAGATGGTGTTTTAACGGATGGAACCGTAACCATTTTAACAACTGGTGAAATGCTCCGAAAAATGAACATTAAAGATGGCTACGCTTTAAAAACAGCAGTAAATAAGGGG
Above is a window of Bizionia sp. M204 DNA encoding:
- a CDS encoding Rossmann-like and DUF2520 domain-containing protein, with the translated sequence MISVSIIGAGNVATHLYKAFIKAETISVVQWYNRDIRKLAMFQSDVETIDDLSELKPADIYIIAVSDDAISHISEQLPFENRFVVHTSGSVSVYDIDKKNRRGVFYPLQTFSKNVPVAMETVPICIETIGKKDVPLLKLLGKSMGCKTHKVNSDQRRTLHLAAVFVNNFTNQLYRVAHEITESEGVEFDILKPLILETANKVQNISPYLAQTGPAKRNDKKTIKKHLKLLENEQHQAIYKLLTASIKKTQGVSNKKVVKNKTK
- a CDS encoding group III truncated hemoglobin, producing the protein MKKNIETRDDVFLLVSSFYDKVRADEFLGPFFNRVITDWDAHIDRLTTFWETSLFMTRKLEKKYYGNPLEVHVQVDKENNHAITEHHFGAWLNLWFETIDEHFEGEVAENAKRRARKMGSFMYLNIFQARPSTT
- a CDS encoding Crp/Fnr family transcriptional regulator — translated: MIPIAILEKYQATLKTYSKGQVVFRENEEALFYFQIKQGKLKMFNHSEDGKAFIQGFFESGKSFGEPPLFQNSNYPACAQCITDCSIYMLPKDRFFELLENHPKVHLKLTKILCKRMIYKAKIIQELSIHPPEHRILTLLNHFKETANSTELYEVKLTRQQISDLTGLRVETVIRTIKQLEKDEKLILKRHKVYL